The Leptotrichia trevisanii DSM 22070 genome includes a region encoding these proteins:
- a CDS encoding DUF4032 domain-containing protein codes for MENRTLMNVMEAEEAYKKFLKSSRGIFGFNFKKKENLKSFSEIQKEENAYNSVNLGIKEVPLDKIVGSVEKYADFDKNFVPKNNVVKQRWINIYIGYTSDSMLPTVILYKIKDNYYVYDGNHRVSVAKFLNFATIEAQVEEFLPTKDTKDKVIYRENMIFEKETGLSDIFLSEPIKYKYLKEEIESYKNLLDKRKNENLDLKETAKNWYMNVFLPIKMILSENEIIKNYEGNPDDVFLFFLEHKYYLSKNHGKNVGYLYSVINFINLVKTNENKDLENICEIQTQELIEKCKKLEKIDGELINSNFKHEIQVEAELENEVVSYFRNAVEKLSNRYSSYLFESEKMANNEIWTYFAKYILNYIKILNTHENNHFSSMNGKNIIEENNFEKEQITKPKMQFDNIEVNTLNYILEVFLPIAEIFLKINEKDHFVVNEYEKLQNDFFSLLKLKNLLKAEGKSTKYENIMTENIEIGINTKNKKVLFGVQEFLVLEKKKEFLKNLKNPKIFEEILKKYGEIKKYETYVKFFIALDNFGEEEFLDNLEKNLEKFYLQDDNVVEYKTEKVMNIENDDIFESEYEIGFIDFFVINLSGKLF; via the coding sequence ATGGAAAATAGGACTTTGATGAATGTGATGGAGGCGGAAGAGGCTTATAAAAAATTTCTGAAGTCTTCGAGAGGAATATTTGGTTTTAATTTTAAGAAAAAGGAGAATTTAAAGTCGTTTTCGGAAATTCAAAAGGAAGAAAATGCCTATAATAGTGTGAATTTAGGGATAAAGGAAGTTCCGCTTGATAAAATAGTAGGAAGTGTTGAAAAATATGCAGATTTTGATAAAAATTTTGTTCCTAAAAATAATGTGGTAAAACAGAGATGGATAAATATTTACATTGGATATACGTCAGATAGTATGCTTCCGACGGTTATTCTTTACAAAATAAAGGATAATTACTATGTTTATGATGGAAATCATAGAGTTTCAGTGGCGAAATTTCTAAATTTTGCAACAATTGAAGCACAAGTGGAGGAGTTTTTGCCAACAAAGGATACGAAGGATAAGGTTATTTACAGGGAGAACATGATTTTTGAGAAGGAAACAGGACTTTCTGATATTTTTCTTTCAGAGCCCATAAAATATAAATATTTGAAGGAAGAAATCGAAAGTTATAAAAATCTTTTAGACAAGAGAAAAAATGAAAATTTGGATTTGAAGGAAACAGCTAAAAATTGGTATATGAATGTATTTTTACCAATAAAAATGATACTTTCTGAAAATGAAATAATTAAAAATTATGAAGGTAATCCAGATGATGTTTTTTTGTTTTTTTTAGAACATAAATATTATTTGAGTAAAAATCATGGGAAAAATGTAGGATATTTGTATAGTGTAATTAACTTTATAAATTTAGTAAAAACAAACGAAAATAAAGATTTGGAAAATATTTGTGAAATTCAGACGCAAGAATTAATTGAAAAATGTAAAAAATTGGAAAAGATTGATGGTGAGCTGATAAATTCTAATTTTAAACATGAAATACAAGTAGAAGCAGAATTGGAAAATGAAGTTGTAAGTTATTTTAGAAATGCAGTAGAAAAACTTTCTAATAGATATTCCAGCTATTTATTTGAATCTGAAAAAATGGCAAATAATGAAATATGGACTTATTTTGCTAAATATATTTTGAATTATATAAAAATTTTAAATACTCATGAAAATAATCATTTTAGCAGTATGAATGGTAAAAATATTATTGAGGAAAATAACTTTGAAAAAGAGCAAATAACTAAACCCAAAATGCAATTTGACAATATTGAAGTAAACACACTGAACTATATCCTTGAGGTATTTTTGCCAATTGCTGAAATATTTTTGAAAATAAATGAGAAAGATCACTTTGTTGTGAATGAATACGAAAAATTGCAAAATGATTTCTTTAGTTTATTAAAATTAAAAAATTTGCTTAAAGCAGAAGGAAAATCTACTAAATATGAGAATATAATGACTGAAAATATAGAAATTGGTATAAATACCAAAAATAAAAAAGTCCTTTTTGGAGTACAGGAATTTCTTGTTTTAGAAAAGAAAAAAGAATTTTTGAAAAACTTGAAAAATCCTAAAATTTTTGAAGAGATATTGAAAAAATATGGAGAAATAAAAAAATACGAAACTTATGTAAAATTTTTTATAGCACTTGATAATTTTGGAGAAGAGGAATTTTTAGATAATTTAGAAAA
- a CDS encoding metallophosphoesterase family protein translates to MKKSKKKKYKFLCVSDIEILADMEEDLLKQRFKDIDFIMSAGDVSNNYLDYLVSVLNKDLICVNGNHTYNRDCPIEFAKVINGKFIKYKGLRILGLDGSKVYSFQEHQYSESQMKMKILKNIFFLRKGVDIVLSHASPEGIHDRDDGVHNGFRVFHKVIKHFKPKLWIHGHIHLSNFMNYQDTMVGDTMVSNTFGYRIFTIEK, encoded by the coding sequence ATGAAGAAAAGCAAAAAGAAAAAATATAAGTTTCTGTGTGTGAGTGATATTGAGATTTTGGCCGATATGGAAGAGGATTTATTGAAGCAGAGATTTAAGGATATAGACTTTATAATGTCTGCTGGTGATGTTTCCAACAATTATCTGGATTATCTTGTTTCGGTATTAAATAAAGATTTGATTTGCGTTAATGGAAATCATACGTATAATAGGGATTGTCCGATAGAATTTGCAAAGGTAATTAATGGTAAATTTATAAAATATAAGGGACTGCGGATATTGGGACTTGATGGGAGCAAGGTTTATTCGTTTCAGGAACATCAGTATAGTGAAAGTCAGATGAAAATGAAAATTTTAAAAAATATTTTTTTTCTTCGTAAAGGTGTTGACATTGTTTTGAGTCATGCTTCGCCTGAAGGGATTCACGACAGAGATGATGGTGTTCATAATGGTTTTAGGGTTTTTCATAAGGTTATAAAGCATTTTAAGCCGAAATTGTGGATTCATGGGCATATACATTTGTCCAATTTTATGAATTATCAGGATACAATGGTTGGAGATACAATGGTGTCAAATACGTTTGGATATAGGATATTTACTATTGAAAAATAA
- a CDS encoding cysteine desulfurase family protein, with product MKIVYLDNAATTKMSDKVIEEMTKSFSENYGNPSSVHSLGQRAKSAVERARHIAAQNLKVETTEIVFTSGGAEGNNLVIRGFLKANKDKGKHIITSKIEHSTVLKTFEQLENEGYEVSYIGVDENGVVDIEELKQELREDTALVSIMFVNNETGVIQPIKEIGEILAERNIFFHTDAVQAIGKLEILPKDLKINALTATAHKFYGPKGAGFVFIDKKYSVEKEIWGGSQERNRRAGTENVHGVLGLGVALEEVYENLEEMSEKKEKLQTYLENKLKTEIVKLGKKIKINGEKADRITTTTNVYIEGVDIQMLLVALDLRGICISGGSACMSGSLENSHVLKAMGLTDEELKGSFRISIGKDTTIEDIDYFVENLIEVIS from the coding sequence ATGAAAATAGTATATTTAGATAATGCCGCAACTACAAAAATGTCCGACAAAGTGATAGAAGAGATGACAAAATCGTTTAGTGAAAATTATGGAAATCCGTCTTCTGTGCATTCATTGGGACAACGGGCAAAATCAGCTGTGGAAAGGGCAAGACATATTGCTGCACAGAATTTGAAGGTGGAAACGACTGAAATTGTGTTTACATCTGGTGGGGCTGAAGGGAATAATCTTGTGATAAGAGGGTTTTTAAAGGCGAACAAGGATAAAGGGAAACATATTATAACGTCTAAAATAGAGCATTCTACGGTTTTAAAGACTTTTGAGCAGCTTGAAAATGAAGGATATGAAGTTTCGTACATTGGCGTTGATGAAAATGGAGTTGTAGATATTGAGGAGTTAAAACAGGAATTGAGGGAAGATACGGCACTTGTTTCGATAATGTTTGTGAATAATGAAACTGGAGTTATTCAGCCAATTAAGGAAATTGGGGAAATTTTGGCAGAGAGAAATATATTTTTTCATACGGATGCAGTACAGGCGATAGGGAAATTGGAAATTTTGCCAAAAGATTTGAAAATAAATGCTTTGACAGCAACAGCTCATAAATTTTACGGGCCTAAGGGAGCAGGATTTGTATTTATTGATAAAAAATATTCGGTTGAAAAGGAAATCTGGGGTGGCTCGCAGGAAAGAAACAGACGAGCTGGAACAGAGAATGTCCACGGAGTTTTGGGGCTTGGTGTGGCACTTGAGGAAGTTTATGAAAATTTGGAAGAAATGTCAGAAAAAAAAGAAAAATTACAAACTTATTTAGAAAATAAACTGAAAACTGAAATTGTAAAACTTGGAAAAAAAATAAAAATAAATGGAGAAAAAGCGGATAGAATAACAACAACAACAAATGTCTACATAGAAGGAGTGGATATTCAAATGCTACTGGTAGCACTAGATTTAAGAGGAATCTGCATAAGCGGCGGTTCAGCATGCATGTCAGGCTCGCTTGAAAATTCACACGTTTTGAAGGCTATGGGGCTTACTGATGAGGAATTGAAAGGTTCATTTAGAATTAGCATTGGAAAAGATACCACTATTGAAGATATAGATTATTTTGTCGAAAATTTAATTGAAGTTATTTCATAG